The Cryptosporangium minutisporangium genome has a window encoding:
- a CDS encoding phage tail sheath family protein — MAERLTPGVYVEEVGGNVRPIQGVGTSTAAFIGEAARGIPDRAEFVSGFRDFERRFGGHRRGEAGFLTAAVEAFFAAGGRRAFVVRVLPTDATPGASAEVPARAADVWGVNRPSLRFDARGNGAWSDHLRLHVEPSTSFTDRAYRLRIEWTEGGRSRTVETFDNLRTDPESEDYGPRVIEENSQYLRATDLFQRDLDAAERTAPPLPEQVPALVSREPTVEAGHPIPVGARLTFSWRDGSSGQGTDVANPPAVTFSEAAVEDAGGTVAAGRGTLTPAQLRAVLGDALGEEFRVTRPDDGDPGDDIVRIEPAVASDAYLAVRLPDDDTEFDVSGLTAVRITAADAEGENPEAVEVDLPDNTTALSPAALAELIAAAMADDNPYGLAVDAAGPFVVITAPAAADGVGLAIAAVGGNAPWPEPDVIAGDPGVLVDSLRGVEITVSETIQPGVARALSGLFGSVRSAGLVENDPGDPILRPALTEDTPLRLVGGVAAVREVGVAQYAGGVTDAGRTGLHAFDTVEVNLLVMPGRNSPDLLSAAMAYCDAEDVFLLADGVGSVDTDFEISADEVRQLVEGLPGRSDNAAMYYPWITVPDPVSAGRNPRRLVPPSGHVAGVFARTDSTRGVWKAPAGVEAIVSGAVDLQHRLVDADQDLLNPIGLNCIRQFPGAGIVTWGSRTLSSDPQWRYVPVRRTALFLKESLRRGLQWAVFEPNDVDLWDRIRINISAFMLGLFRQRAFQGATPEEAFAVKCDRETNPQEQVDAGIVTAQVAFAPLKPAEFVVIQISQKSLLVV, encoded by the coding sequence TCCTCACCGCGGCCGTGGAGGCGTTCTTCGCCGCCGGTGGCCGACGCGCGTTCGTGGTCCGGGTGCTGCCCACGGACGCGACGCCCGGAGCGTCGGCCGAGGTACCGGCGCGGGCCGCGGACGTCTGGGGCGTGAACCGGCCCTCGCTGCGGTTCGACGCCCGTGGCAACGGTGCCTGGTCGGACCATCTGCGACTGCACGTCGAACCGTCCACGTCGTTCACCGACCGGGCCTACCGGCTGCGCATCGAGTGGACCGAGGGCGGGCGCTCCCGGACCGTCGAGACGTTCGACAACCTCCGCACCGATCCGGAGTCGGAGGACTACGGACCGCGAGTGATCGAAGAGAATTCCCAGTACCTGCGGGCCACCGACCTGTTCCAGCGGGATCTGGACGCCGCCGAGCGCACCGCGCCACCGCTGCCGGAGCAGGTGCCGGCGCTGGTGTCCAGGGAGCCGACGGTTGAGGCCGGGCACCCGATCCCGGTCGGGGCCCGGCTGACGTTCAGCTGGCGGGACGGATCGTCCGGGCAGGGCACCGACGTCGCGAACCCACCGGCGGTAACGTTCAGCGAGGCGGCCGTGGAGGATGCCGGGGGCACCGTCGCGGCCGGCCGCGGCACGCTCACCCCGGCCCAGCTCCGCGCCGTTCTCGGCGACGCTCTGGGCGAGGAGTTCCGGGTCACCCGCCCCGACGACGGCGACCCCGGCGACGACATCGTGCGAATCGAGCCGGCCGTGGCGAGCGATGCGTACCTCGCGGTCCGCCTGCCCGACGACGACACCGAGTTCGATGTCTCCGGGCTGACCGCGGTCCGGATCACCGCCGCCGACGCCGAAGGCGAGAACCCCGAAGCCGTCGAGGTGGATCTTCCCGACAACACCACCGCGCTCTCCCCGGCCGCGCTGGCCGAGCTGATCGCCGCCGCTATGGCGGACGACAACCCGTACGGCCTCGCGGTCGACGCCGCCGGCCCGTTCGTCGTGATCACCGCTCCGGCGGCCGCCGACGGCGTCGGACTGGCGATCGCCGCGGTGGGCGGGAACGCGCCGTGGCCGGAGCCCGACGTGATCGCGGGCGATCCGGGCGTACTGGTGGACTCGCTGCGCGGCGTGGAGATCACGGTCAGCGAGACGATCCAGCCGGGCGTCGCACGGGCCCTGTCCGGCCTGTTCGGCTCGGTCCGCAGCGCGGGTCTGGTGGAGAACGACCCCGGTGATCCGATCCTGCGCCCGGCGCTCACCGAAGACACCCCGCTGCGGCTGGTCGGCGGCGTCGCCGCGGTCCGCGAGGTCGGCGTCGCCCAGTACGCGGGCGGCGTCACCGACGCCGGCCGCACCGGATTGCACGCGTTCGACACGGTCGAGGTCAACCTGCTGGTCATGCCCGGACGCAACTCGCCGGACCTGCTGTCGGCGGCGATGGCCTACTGCGACGCCGAGGACGTCTTCCTGCTCGCGGACGGCGTCGGCAGCGTCGACACCGACTTCGAGATCTCCGCCGACGAGGTGCGCCAACTGGTGGAGGGGTTGCCGGGCCGATCGGACAACGCGGCGATGTACTACCCGTGGATCACCGTGCCCGATCCGGTGAGCGCCGGCCGCAACCCCCGTCGCCTGGTGCCGCCGTCCGGGCACGTGGCCGGCGTCTTCGCCCGCACCGACAGCACCCGCGGGGTGTGGAAGGCGCCGGCCGGGGTGGAGGCCATTGTCAGCGGCGCCGTCGACCTGCAGCACCGCCTCGTCGACGCCGACCAGGACCTGCTCAACCCGATCGGCCTCAACTGCATCCGGCAGTTCCCCGGCGCGGGCATCGTCACCTGGGGCTCGCGCACGCTCTCCTCGGATCCGCAGTGGCGCTACGTCCCGGTGCGCCGCACCGCACTGTTCCTCAAGGAGTCGCTGCGGCGCGGTCTGCAGTGGGCGGTCTTCGAGCCCAACGACGTGGATCTCTGGGACCGGATCCGGATCAACATCTCCGCGTTCATGCTCGGCCTGTTCCGCCAGCGGGCGTTCCAGGGCGCGACGCCGGAAGAGGCGTTCGCGGTCAAGTGCGACCGGGAGACCAACCCGCAGGAGCAGGTCGACGCCGGGATCGTCACCGCCCAGGTGGCGTTCGCGCCGCTGAAACCCGCCGAGTTCGTCGTGATCCAGATCAGCCAGAAGAGCCTGCTGGTGGTGTGA
- a CDS encoding phage tail protein, with product MPRFEESDRRDPFRSFNFHIVLGGVEVAACRKMSALDVTVNSVKFRAGNSKSTVAEMLPTLVEYEPVTLEAGVTNDRAFEEWANQLVHHEDRPGRTAEPNFRREVEIHVYDIDNTTLVRKYVLHRAWVSKYTAMSELAGDSQEVLVETLQITFEGFERIEVS from the coding sequence ATGCCGAGGTTCGAGGAGTCCGATCGCCGGGACCCGTTCCGCAGCTTCAACTTCCACATCGTCCTCGGCGGCGTCGAGGTCGCGGCATGCCGAAAGATGTCGGCGCTGGACGTGACCGTCAACAGCGTGAAGTTCCGAGCCGGGAACAGCAAGTCGACGGTCGCGGAGATGCTGCCGACGCTGGTCGAGTACGAGCCGGTGACGCTGGAGGCCGGCGTCACCAACGACCGGGCGTTCGAGGAGTGGGCGAACCAGCTCGTCCACCACGAGGACCGTCCGGGCCGGACGGCCGAGCCGAACTTCCGCCGCGAGGTGGAGATCCACGTCTACGACATCGACAACACCACGCTCGTGCGCAAGTACGTACTGCACCGAGCCTGGGTCTCGAAGTACACCGCGATGTCCGAGTTAGCCGGTGACAGCCAGGAAGTCCTCGTCGAGACACTCCAGATCACGTTCGAGGGGTTCGAACGGATCGAGGTGTCCTGA
- a CDS encoding phage tail protein: MPTEPALTPWYPLRTHQFRIGILPPPPDPTGGRSFLGAPVGTSPATPPQPAPEGQSYVAGVKRVSGLNVSIAATETKEGGNSLHRYANPDRATWDPITLEQGLAVDDTLERWAAAVLRFLRTGAVEPGEPVKRNVVIDVWDTRLHGADLSEGLVGSADDGGRPPDQRLRRYIVVNAWISKFRAVPQLDALSSEVALLAVELTHEGWHADQPSGGAPAIATPVTI, encoded by the coding sequence GTGCCGACCGAACCCGCGCTGACGCCCTGGTACCCGCTGCGCACCCACCAGTTCCGGATCGGGATCCTGCCGCCACCGCCGGACCCGACCGGCGGGCGCAGCTTCCTCGGCGCGCCGGTCGGCACGTCTCCGGCGACGCCGCCGCAGCCGGCGCCGGAGGGCCAGAGCTACGTCGCCGGCGTGAAGCGGGTCTCCGGGCTCAACGTCTCGATCGCCGCGACCGAGACCAAGGAGGGCGGGAACTCGCTGCACCGGTACGCGAATCCCGACCGGGCGACGTGGGACCCGATCACGCTGGAGCAGGGCCTGGCGGTCGACGACACGCTGGAGCGCTGGGCGGCCGCGGTGCTCCGGTTCCTGCGGACCGGCGCGGTCGAGCCCGGCGAGCCGGTGAAGCGCAACGTCGTCATCGATGTCTGGGACACCCGGCTGCACGGCGCCGATCTGTCCGAGGGCCTCGTCGGGTCGGCGGACGACGGCGGCCGTCCACCGGATCAACGGCTCCGCCGCTACATCGTCGTCAACGCCTGGATCAGCAAGTTCCGCGCCGTTCCCCAACTCGACGCGCTGAGCAGCGAGGTCGCGCTGCTCGCGGTCGAGCTGACCCATGAGGGCTGGCACGCCGACCAGCCGTCGGGCGGCGCGCCGGCCATCGCCACCCCCGTGACCATCTGA